A genomic stretch from Anaerolinea thermophila UNI-1 includes:
- the cmr3 gene encoding type III-B CRISPR module-associated protein Cmr3, whose product MSILFMQAEDVLLFRDGRPFNAKSDHEARSLFPPPPSVMQGVLRSHYLAHKNISLNDSQAIQALVGDSANPKGLRLRGPFLAWRENGRVVRYLPTPADAYPVDEKAERVVPMKAAKNPGGCVWDGATLPYLLQRPNNIITKSAPGEYLSEKALLEYLEQGREVAPVKATDLYVTERRLGIQTDPQRLSTVEGMLYEVEFIRLREDAGLVVEILEGYPDFPPQGVMRAGGEGRALRYTTLKEGEFTPLSWGYTGELPRFFKVYFATPAYFSQGWKPASWQAFFTGEVRLEAVALSRYQVLGGYDLLKKEQKPARRFVPAGSVYYFSHAGGVQLSQQVITEDGAALGFGQVMIASWKPESA is encoded by the coding sequence ATGAGTATCCTGTTCATGCAAGCCGAAGATGTCCTGCTCTTTCGCGATGGGCGTCCCTTTAACGCCAAGAGCGATCACGAGGCGCGCAGCCTCTTCCCGCCGCCGCCCTCGGTGATGCAGGGGGTGCTCCGCTCGCATTACCTTGCCCATAAAAATATTTCGTTGAACGATTCGCAAGCCATTCAGGCATTGGTCGGCGATTCAGCCAATCCCAAAGGACTGCGCCTGCGCGGTCCCTTCCTTGCCTGGCGGGAGAACGGCAGGGTGGTGCGCTACTTACCCACCCCCGCCGATGCCTATCCGGTGGACGAGAAAGCCGAGCGGGTTGTTCCCATGAAAGCGGCAAAGAACCCCGGCGGATGTGTGTGGGATGGCGCAACCCTCCCTTATCTCCTGCAGAGACCAAACAACATCATCACCAAAAGCGCGCCGGGCGAATATCTCAGCGAGAAAGCCTTGCTGGAGTATCTGGAACAGGGGAGGGAGGTTGCCCCCGTCAAAGCCACCGACCTGTATGTGACCGAGCGGCGCCTGGGCATTCAGACCGACCCGCAACGCCTTTCCACCGTTGAGGGGATGCTCTATGAGGTGGAGTTTATCCGCTTGCGTGAGGATGCTGGGCTGGTGGTGGAGATTCTTGAAGGCTATCCCGACTTCCCGCCTCAGGGGGTGATGCGTGCAGGCGGTGAGGGACGCGCCCTGCGCTACACCACCCTGAAGGAAGGGGAGTTTACCCCACTCTCGTGGGGATATACCGGCGAACTGCCGCGCTTCTTCAAGGTGTACTTTGCCACCCCGGCGTACTTCTCGCAGGGATGGAAACCGGCTTCCTGGCAGGCTTTCTTTACCGGCGAGGTGAGGCTGGAAGCCGTGGCGCTCTCGCGCTATCAGGTGCTGGGCGGGTACGACCTGCTGAAAAAAGAGCAGAAACCCGCGCGGCGGTTCGTGCCTGCCGGTAGTGTGTATTACTTCTCCCATGCGGGAGGGGTGCAGTTGTCTCAGCAAGTCATCACCGAGGACGGGGCGGCTCTGGGCTTCGGGCAGGTGATGATTGCTTCGTGGAAACCGGAATCAGCATAA